The Streptomyces lienomycini sequence AGCCGGACAAGCGGCGGCTGACGCGGTCGCGCGGGCAGGACGGGCTCACCCGCGCTGAGGGTCCGGCCCCGCGCCCACGGACCGGACCCGTGCCGCCGGCCCCCGGCCGACGGCCCCCGCCGACGGCCCCGCCCCGTCCCTCAGGTGCCGCCGGTGACGACGGCCTCGCGCGGGCGTCCGGTGCGCAGGCGGTCCCGGCGGTCCAGCAGGGCCAGCAGCGGTGTCGCCATCACGGTCGTCGTGATGGCGACCACCACGAGGGCGCTGAACATCGCCTGCGTCACGATGCCCGCCGCCAGCCCCAGGTTGAGGGCGACCAACTGCATCAGGCCGCGCGCGTTCATCAGAGCCCCGACCCGCAGGGCGACCGGGTTGGGCTCGCCCGCCGCCCGCGCCGCGAGCCAGCAGGCGCCGAACTTGCCGACGACCGCGACCACCACGCACCCCGCGGTGAACAGCAGCACCGGGCCCGAACCCAGCAGGGTGAAGTCGGTGTTCAGCCCCGAGTAGGTGAAGAACAGCGGCACGAAGACCGCGCCCACGGGCTGCAGTGTCCGCACCGTGTCGTCGAGGCGCGGTGAGCGGGGGAAGACGACGCCGAGACTGAACGCGCCGAACACGGCGTACAGTCCGACCACGTCGGTGTACCAGGCGACCAGGAACAGTACGCCGACCAGCGCGAGCAGGAGCTGGTCGGGCCCCGTCCGCTCGGCGAGCAGCGTCGCCCGGGCGCGCAGCCGCACCGACACGGCCATCACCGCGACCAGGCCGCAGCCTCCGGCGACGGCCACCGAGATCTTCCCGGCACTGCCGCCCGCGATGCCGAAGACCCCGGCGAGCAGGACCCAGGCCGCGGCGTCGTCGACCGCTCCGGCACCGAGGGACAGGGCGCCGAACCGGGTCTTCGCCAGGTTCCGTTCGGCGATGATCCTGGCCAGCATGGGGAACGCCGTCACCGCCAGCGCGACGCCGACGAACAGGCCCGACACGGTCACCGAGACGTCCGGGGCGAGCGCGCCGGTGCGTTCGCCGACGGCGGCGATGAGCACCACACCGAGCAGCAGCGGCACCACCAGCCCCGCCGCCGACACCAGCCCGGCCGGGCGGGCGACGCCCCGGAGCCGGTCCGCGCGGAAGTCCCAGCCGACGTGGAACATGAACGCCACGAGCCCGATCTGCCCCACGACGTACAGCACCGGCCGCAGTTCCGTGGGGAAGAGCGCCGACTCGACACCGGGCAGCAGGGCACCCAGGACCGACGGGCCCAGCACCACGCCGGCGAGCATCTCACCGACGACCGGTGGTTGACCGACGGTCTGCAGCAACCTGCTGACGACCCGGCAGACGACGAGGATCACGACGACCGCCAGGAAGAAGGCGGGGCCCAGTTCCGTGGTGCTCATCCGTTGCTCTCCTCGTGGTGGACGACCGGACAGCGTCCGGTGCGTGGTTCCTCGAAGTGCCGGGCCGCCGGGCGCAGCCACCGGGCGTGCAGCACCATGACGGTGCCGAGGACCAGTTGACGCAGGCCCCGGGTGACGTCCTCCACGCCGTCGCGCAGCCGGACGAACCGGCGCAGGGCCGCCAGCCGGCGCCGGCCGGGGGCCAGCGGACGGGGGATCAGCAGGCAGGGCGCGCGGTGCGGGTTGGAGCGGGTGTGCGAGGCCGTCGAGTCGAGCCGGAACCGGACCAGCACCTCACGCACGGCGGCGCGCAGGACGATCGGCGACACGCGCCACGCGGGACAGGGACGGTTGGCGGCCACCCCGAACGGGATGTACCGGGACTTCCTGGCCGCGGGGTCCGACCAGCGGTCCGGGTCGAAAGCGTCGGGCCGTTCGTGGCCCGTGGCCTGGTAGTCGGGGTAGCTGAAGCAGACGACGGACCCGGTCGGCAGCACCGTCGTGTCGTCGAGCGGTACCTCGCCCGTGGTGATGCGATGGGCGATCCCGAACAGCGGGTAGAGGCGCAGCGTTTCGTCGATCACCCGCGTGAGGTACCCGTCGTCGTCCGGGTGTTCCACGAGGCGGCGCTGCACCTCCGGGTGGCGGGCCAGGGCGAGCAGGACGTGCGCGGTGGCCTCGGACAGCTGCACGACCGCCGTGTTGAAGAACGTCCCCTGCAGATACAGCGCCTGCTCGGACGGCGACAGGGAGTCCGGCAGCCGGTGCGGCACCTCGCCCGCGGCGACCCGGTCGTCGAGGTACGCCGTGAGCCGGGCCCGGCGGCGCGGGTGCCGCAGCCCGGTGCACTTGAGGGCGCTGACCACGTCGTCGGCGTGCGCGGTGATCAGGTCCCGGGCGTGCGGCGGGCACGCCTGGCCGAAGACCAGTTCGTAGGTGAAGGCGGCCCACGCGGGCATCAGCAGGTCGCGCAGCCGGACCAGGCTGACGCGGGTGCCCGGCACCGTGTCGAGGACGTCCGCGACGGCCCGCCCGGCCGCCCCGGCGAGCCCGGCGGACGACCCGGCCAGGATGCGCCGCGTCGTCGCGGCGACCTCGTCGTAGCGCTCCCCGGGCTCCAGGTGCTCCTGGTGCACGTCCGAGCCCGGTGCGAGCCAGTACCAGAACAGGTCGGACAGGCCCGCGCCCGCGCTGCGGCCGTTCACGGCGGGGTGGGCGTACACCCGCTCGAACACCTCGGGGCCATGGGTGGAGTTGGGCAGGGTCACCACCCGGTCGCCGTTGACCTTCTCGAAGACGCGCACGCGCAACGCCACCACCGCGCGCGGCAGCCACCACGAGGCGGGCCGCCCCGGGCCGCTCACCACGGCGCGTTCCCGCGCACGACCATGTCGGCGCCGAGATCGGTGTTGCGGCGCCCGCCGCACAGGGCGAGCGTGTGGTCGTACTCCGCGAGCAGTGTCCGCAGCACCTCGCGCACGCCCGCCTCGCCCGCGGCGGCCAGCCCCCACAGCACCGGGCGCCCCACGCCGACGGCCGCCGCACCCAGCGCGAGGGCGACGGCCACGTCACCGCCCCGGCGTACGCCGCCGTCCAGGAGGACCGGCACCGCACCGTCGACCGCGTCGACGACCGCGGGCAGGCAGTCGAGCGACGCCGCGGCGGCATCGCACTGGCGGCCCCCGTGGTTGGAGACGATCACGCCCGCCGCACCGTGCCCGACGGCCAGCCGCGCGTCCTCGGGGTGCAGGACGCCCTTGACCCACACGGGCAGCGAGGTCATACCCACCGTCTCGGCGAAGTCCCGCCAGGACGCCGCAGGGTGCATCGGGATGTCGGTGAGGGCGCCCGGCGGGGCGCCCGGCAGGTCGCGCATGTTCTCCGCGGCGTAGCCGGGCGGCAGGTCCGTGAACCCGTTGCGCAGGTCCCGGGTGCGCCGCCCGAGGAGCGGCGAGTCGGCGGTGACCACCAGGGCCGAGCAGCCGGCCTCCTCCGCCCGCCGCACCAGCGCCTCGGTGACCTCCCGGCGCGGGTGCGGGTAGAGCAGGAACCACACCGCCGCGTCCGGGTCCGCCTCGCGGGCCGCCGCGGCGACGGCGGCGACCGACGTCGTCGCGGCGACGCCGGTCACCAGGACGGCGCCCTCGGCCGCCGCGGCCCGCGCCGCCGCCCGCTCCCCGCCCGGGTGCAGCAGCCGGTGGAACGCCGTCGGCGCGACCAGCACCGGCGCCGTCCGCCGGGCGCCCGGCAGATCGACGGCGGTGTCCCGCTCGGCGGCACCGCGCAGCACGCGGGGCAGCAGCGCGTACCGGTCGAACGCCCGCCCGTTGGCCGCCAGCGCGCGCTCCTCGCCCGCGCCGCCCGCCACGAAGTCGTAGCGGACGGGGTCGAGCGCCGCCCGCGCCGCGTCGTGCAGCTCGCGGAGGGTCACGGCGCCACCGGGGCCACCGTGTCGCGGTGGGCGGCGAGGAACGTCCGCAGCGGGGCGCGGTGGTACTCCTCGCTGTCCCACTCGTTCTCCAGGTTCGACGCGAGATGGTGCTCGGCGACGAACGCGCCCTGCCGGTACCAGCGCACGACCGGGTGCAGGTAGCGGCCGTCCAGGCCGGAGACGTCGTACTGGGACTTGCGGCCGGCGGTCACGTCGAAGGGGTCGACGAGGTCGTGGTCCTTGCCGTACTCCAGGGTGATCACGGCGTGCGCCTCGACGTCCCCGAAGTCCCCGGCGGCGACGGCGCCCGGCACGTGGGCGACCGGGACCTCCTCGGCGTAGCGCAGCGTGCCGTCCGGGGCGAGCGTCAGCAGATCGCCGAGGACGTCGAACTGCTGCCACAGGGCCGAGGACCGGTTGACCCGGGCGATCACGGCGTCCACGGCCCGCTCCGTGGACCCGCCCAACTCCGCGGTGGGCCAGGGCTCCTGGTGGTGGCGTTGCCGCAGTCCCCGGTGCAGGGCCCGCACCATGTAGCGGAAGCCGTGGATGAAACCGGTCGTGGCCTTGCGGAAGTCGCGGCCCTGCATCAGCGTCCCGGCGAAGTACAGGCCGGGCACGTTGACCGACTCGCTCAGGGGTGTCAGATCCGGGAAGCGGCCGTCGACGATCAGGTCCGGTGTGCAGGTCTCGTCGAAGACCGAGACGTCGCAGCGGAACCCGGTGGCCACGATCACCCGGTCGTAGCGCAGGTCCTTGACCACGTCCCCGTTCCGCTCGAAGGCGACCTGGACCCGGTACCCGTCCGCGTCCCGGCCGATGTCGAGCACCCGGCCGTCGAGGAGGGCGTTCTGGGACTTGAGCTGGTAGCTGTCCAGGAAGTTGTTGTAGACCGCCCGCAGATGCCCCACGTAGTGCGTCCGCCAGGCCATGCGCAGCGAGCCCGAGCCGGCCACGTGGATGACCGCCGCGTTCTCCATCAGGTTCTCGGCGGTCTCGAACGCGGAGTTGCCCCGCCCGATGATCAGCACCCGCTGATCGGTGTAGGCCGCCGGGTCGGTGTCGATCGTGTCGTACCGCTCGGCCAGTTCGACACCCGGGATCGACGGCACGTTCGGCACCGGCATGCCGGTGGCGACCACCAGGCGCCTGGCCCGGTACACGGTCCCGTCCCGGTCGGTGACGGTGAACCCCTCGGCGTCGCGGGTGACGTGCCGGACCTCGGTGTCGTACCGCACCCGCACCCCGGTCCGGTCGGCGAAGTCCGCCAGGTAGCGCACCAGGTCGTCGGCGGGCGGGAAGTAGCGGGGGCTGTAGCGGGTGAACAGCAGCTCCGGGTCGTCGCTCAGCAGCGAGTTCCAGTCCATCCGCAGCCGCAGCTCCGGGTCGTCGTACCCGGTGTGCACCTTGTTGTTCGAGATCAGGTACCGGTGCCGGGGGAACCGGGTGAAGAACGCGCCCGGGACGCTGCCGCGCTCCAGGACGAGGTAGTCCGCGCCGTCCCGCTCCAGGAGCGAGGCGAGTTGCAGGCCGGCGGGGCCCGCTCCGATGATCAGGTAGTCATGGCTCATGGCACGGAAGGTAGCCACGGGATTTCAGAGCGCTCTGAGATCCCGCGCCTACGTTCCCCGGTGTGCTCACTCCCACGGACACCGTCGCCCTCACCGCCCCTCCGGACGCCGCCGCCCTGCGCCGCGCGGCGCTCCCCGTCACCGTCACGGTGGACGAGGAGGCCCGCGCACGCGTCGCACGCGGGCGCCGTCTCTTCGACGCGCTGCGCCGCGGACCCGGTGGCGGGGACCGCCGGATCTACGGAGCCGACACCGGCTTCGGCGCCCTCGTCGGCTACGCCGGCCGCGCCGACGACGCCGATCAGTGCGACAACACCCTGGCGCACCTCGGCGCCGGCCAGGGCCCCGACCTGCCGCCCGAGATCGTCCGCGCCGCCCTGCTGCTGCGCACCCGCTCCCTCGCCTCGGGACTGTCGGGCGTCTCGACCGACGTGGTCGACCGGCTCGCGGCGATGTTCGCCACCACCTTCACGCCCGCCGTCCCCCGCTACGGTTCCGTCGGCGCGAGCGGCGACCTCATCCCGCTCGCCTACGCCACACAGGCACTGCGCGGCCGGGGCCACGCCTACCTGGACGGCACCCGGATGCCGGCCGGCGACGCGCTGACCGCCGCGGGACTGAGCCCCCTGACCCTGGACGGACGCGACGCGCTCGCCCTGGTCAACGGCACCTCCGTCACCACCGCGGCCCTCGCGCTGGCCCTCGACTCCGTCCGCGCCGCCCACCGCTCGCTCACCGCGCTCACCTGCCTGCTGACCGACCTCCTCGGCTGCGACACCGGCTTCCTCGACGCCGGCCTGCTGCGGGCCTACGGCCACCCCGGCGCCGTCGAGGCGGGCGGCCGGATGCGGCACACCCTGGAGGGCGCCGTGCCCTCGGGCACCCGGCCGTTGCAGGAGCCGTACAGCATCCGGTGCGCCCCGCAGTTGCTCGGCGCCGCCGAGGACGCACTGCGCTACGTCGACGGCGTCGTCGCCGCCGACCTCGACGGGGTCAGCGACAACCCCCTGTTCATTCCGGGCACGGGCACGGGCACGGGCACGGACGCCGGCACGGGCACCGGCATCGATCGCGACGACGAAGCGGGGAGGGCCGTGCACGGCGGAAACTTCTTCGGGCAGCCCGCCGCGTTCGCCGCCGACCTGCTCGCCTCCGTCACCGCCCAGCTGGGCAACCTCGCCGAACGCCAGCTCGATCTCCTGGTCGACCCGGCCCGCAACGGCGGCCTGCCACCGATGCTCGCCACCGAACCCGGAGCGCAGCACGGTCTGCAGGGCGTGCAGCTGGCCACCACCGCGTTCGTGGCGGAGATCCGCCGCGCCGCGACCCCGGCCGGCATGCAGAGCCTGCCGACGAACCTGCACAACCAGGACGTCGTCCCCTTCGGTACGCAGGCGGCCCTGCGCGCCCACGACTCGGCCGAGCTGCTCGGCCTGCTGTGCGGGTCGCTCGCCCTCGGCCTGCGCCAGGCCGCCCACGTCGGAGCCCGCCGCACCACCGCGCCCCGGTGCGGGGAACTCCTGACCGTCCTCGCCGACGCGATCCCCCCGGTCGACCCCGACCGTCCGCTGGCCGCGGACGTCCGCGCCGCCGCCCGCCTGCTGGTCAGGTACGTCCGGCCCTGACCCGGCGCGCGCCGGGGCGGACCGCCCGTCTTCCGGTCGGCGCGACGGCGGCGGGCGGGGAACCGCCCAGCGGGAGCCTGATGGTGAACCGGGCGCCGTGCCCGGGCCGCCCGGTCGCGTCGACCGTCCCGCCGTGATGGGTGACGACCTCCCGCAGCAGCGCGAGCCCCAGCCCGTACCGGCCGGCGGCCCCACCCCGGTGGAACCGTTCGAAGAGCCGCTCCGCCTCGGCGGGTTCGAAGCCCGCCCCGGTGTTCGCGACGGTCAGGGTGACCGTGCCGCGGGCCCCTCCCAGCACGACCTCGATCCGCCCGCCCGCCGGGGTGTGCCCGACGGCGTTGGAGAGCAGCTCCCCGACGGCCCGGCGCAGCGCCGATCCGACGCCGTCGACGAACAGGGGGTGCGGCGGCCCGTCCACGACGACGGTGATGCGGCCCTCCCGCACCCGGTCCGCCTCCTCCGCGACCACCGAACGGGCCAGCGCCACCAGGTCGACCGGCCGGTGGTCCGACGGCCGCGCCGGACCCGCCGCGAGACTGGCGGACAGCAGCAGGTCGTCCAGCACCTCACCGAGCCGGCCGACCGAGCCGACCAGCCGCGCCAGCCCCTCGCGGTGCCGGGCCGGCATACCGTGCGCGGCCGCCTGCCGCGCCAGCAACTGGGCCCGCGTGTACGCCTGGGTGACCGGGGTGCGCAGTTCGTGGCTGGCGTCCGTGACGAACCGGCGCTGCCGGGCGAGCGCCTCGGCCAGCGGGGACACGGCGAGCCGCCCGAGCACCACCCCGGTGACGGCGGCGGCCAGCAGTCCCACCACCTCGGCGACGGCCAGCGCGAACCACAGGTGCCGGCGGTCGGCCAACTGGAAGCGCAGGTCGAGCACCGCCTGCACGACCCGCCCGTCCGCCCTGACCTGGGTACGCACCAGGTACCGGGTGTCGTCGCGTCGGACGGTGCGTTCCACCGTCTCGCGGGTCCGGCGGACCTGCCGCATGTCGGCCTCCACGGGGAAGCCCGCCGGAGCGTTGGGCAGCGCGGTCGCGCCGCGCGCGAACAGCCAGGTGCACACCGGCGGACTGGACAGGTCGCCGCGCTCCGCGCCGTAGCGCAGTTCCCGCCACACCTGGTCGCTCTGCGCGCGGGTCATGACGGTGTCGGCGACCCCGCCGACGACCGTGACCAGCAGGGTGATGATGACGCCGGTCAGTACGGCGATGCGCCGGCGGGCCCGGCGGACGGCGTCCCGCTCGCTCGCCGCCGACACGCTCACAGCGCACCCAGCCGGTAGCCGAGTCCGTGCACCGTGCGCACCACCTGCCGGCCGAGCTTGCGGCGCAGGTAGTAGACGTAGGTGTCGACGATGGAGGAGGCCGGTGCCTCCTGGAACACCAGCCGGCGCAGCTCGGCCCGGGTGTGGACGGCGTCGGGGTGCGAGGCGAGCACCCACAGCAGGGCGAACTCCCGCGCCGCGAGCGCGATCCGCTCGCCGTCCGCCGACTCGACCTCGCGCCGGGCGACATGCAGACGCCCCGAACCGATCGGCAGGACGTCACCGCCCTCCAGTGAACGCCGGCACAGGGCCCGCAGCCGGGCGCCGAGTTCGTCCAGCTCGAAGGGTTTCACGAGATAGTCGTCGGCCCCGGCGTCCAGGCCGTCGACCCGGTCGTGCAGGGTGCCCATGGCGGTCAGCATCAGCGCCGGTGTGCGGACCGCGCGGGCCCGCAACCGGCCCAGCAGGTCGAGGCCGTCCAGCACCGGCAGCCGCCGGTCGACGACGAACACGTCGTAGCGCCGGGTGAGGCCGAGGTGCAGGCCCCGTTGGCCGTCGGCCGCGACGTCGACCGCGTACCCCTCGTCCCGTAACACCTCGCACAGCAGGACGACGAGTTCCCGGTCGTCCTCTATGAGCAGCAGCCGCCACGGATTCCGCGCAAGCTCCTGTGTCATGTCCACTCCTCTTCAGCCCCGCACTCGGCCTCAACGCCCTTGTGGCGCAGGTAAGTTCCCAAGTGGTGGAGCGGGGCGAGGGGTGGCCGTCCGTCCCGACGGCGGCAGAGGGGCGGGTGCCCGCCTCCGTCGGGCGTTCAGGCCCGGTGGGAGGTGCGGGAGTTCGGCGCCGGGGTCGGCAGCGGACTGGTCGCCGCCCGGGTGACGTCCCCGACCAGTTCGACGACGTCCGGACCGTACGCCTGGGAGTTGACCACCTTGAGCAGCAGTACGAAGGAGTGGTCGCCGTGCTTGCGGGCCAGCTTCTCGTGGTGCCGGGCGAGGTAGCGGGTGGCCGCCTGGTTGTTGATCGCCCGCTGCCCGCAGAACAGGAACGCGGGCCGGGCCTCGCGCCGCTCCCCGGCGGTGAGACGGGCCAGCAGCACGTACTCCGTGACGCCCGACTCCAGCCGGTAGCGCTCACCGCCGATCTGGAACGCGCCCCGCTCGGGGCCGGGCTCGGGGTCGACGTTGACCCGCACGCCGGGCAGCATGGCGGCCATGTGGGCCACCATCCGCCGGTTCGAACCGGGGCCGCCCACGCAGAACTCCGTGCGCTCGCCGAAGCCCTGGCCGACCATGTCCTGGGTGACCACCTGGGCGTGCGCGCCGCAGTCCTTGATGAGCGCGGAGAGTTCCAGCAGCGCGAAGACGTCGAAGCGGTGGACCGCCGGTTCCGGGGAGGCGGGGTCCCGGTTGACGACGAGGAGCGAGTCGGAACCGTCCGGCAGCCCGAAGAACGCCTGCTTGCGGCGGAGCTTCCGCTTCCAGAGGTAGGTGCGGGCGAGCCAGCCCAGCGTGGCGCTGACGCCTGCCGCGACCACACCCAGGACGATGTTGCGTACGTCGTCGGTCATGGGCGCGCATGCTAGCGGTCCTCCACGTACTCGTGTTCGACGGGCCGCGGGGGACGGGCTCGCCCCATGCTCCTGACGCGGCCATGACGATCAACTAAGCTGCCCGAACGGCCTTTCCCTGGAGGTGCGGATGCGTCGCCCTGTCGCTCGGAATCTGACGGTCCTGGCGGTTTCGGCCGCCGTGGTGGTGTCGGTGGGGGCGGCCGCGCCGCCCACGCCGCAGAGCGGGCGGGCCGACCGGAAGACCCCGGTCGCCGTCGGCTACGGCGGCGCCGTCTCCAGCGTCGACCAGGACGCCTCCGCCGCCGGTATCGAAGTACTGCGCAAGGGCGGCAACGCCGTCGACGCCGCCGTGGCCACCGCCGCCGCGCTCGGCGTCACCGAGCCCTACTCGGCCGGGGTCGGAGGCGGCGGCTACTTCGTCTACTACGACGCCAGGTCCCGTACCGTGCGCACCATCGACGGCCGCGAGACCGCACCGCTGACCGCGGACGAGAAGCTCTTCACGGAGAACGGCGAGCCGCTCGCCTTCGCCGACGCCGTCACCAGCGGCCTCGCCGTCGGCACGCCGGGCACTCCGGCCACCTGGCAGACCGCGCTGGACCGGTGGGGCAGCCGCCCGCTCTCCTCCGTGCTGAAGCCCGCCGAACGACTGGCCCGGCACGGGTTCACCGTCGACGAGACCTTCCGCTCCCAGACCGCCTCCAACGAAGAGCGCTTCCGCCACTTCCCGGACACCGCCGAGCTGTTTCTGCCGGGCGGCGAACTCCCGGTCGTGGGCTCGACGTTCAAGAATCCCGACCTGGCCCGCACGTACCGGGAGCTGGGCCGCAAGGGCGTCGGCGCGATCTACCACGGCGCACTGGGCGAGGACATCGTCGCCGCCGTCAACGCTCCGCCCGTCGACCCGGACTCCGGCTGGAACGCCCGCCCCGGCGACCTGTCCGCCAAGGACCTCGCGGCCTACGAGGCCAAGCTCCAGGCGCCGACGAAGACCGGCTACCGCGGCCTGAACGTGTACTCCATCGCACCGTCCTCCTCCGGCGGCACCACCGTCGGCGAGGCCCTCAACATCCTGGAGCGCACCGACCTCTCCGCCGCGGACAAGGCCGGCTACCTGCACCGCTACATCGAGGCCAGCCGCATCGCCTTCGCCGACCGGGGCCGCTGGGTCGGCGACCCCGCCTTCGAGGACGTACCCACGAAGGAGCTGCTGTCCCAGCGGTACGCCGACTCCCGTGAGTGCCTGATCATGGACGACGCGGTGCTCACCAGCCCGCTCGCCCCCGGCGACCCGCGGCACCCGGCCCACTGCGCGGGCGGCGGGACGGCGGCGCCGACGACGTACGAGGGCGAGAACACCACGCACCTCACGGTGGCCGACAAGTGGGGCAACGTCGTCGCCTACACGCTCACCATCGAGCAGACCGGCGGCAGCGGCATCACCGTGCCGGGGCGCGGCTTCCTGCTCAACAACGAGCTGACGGACTTCTCCTTCGCCCCGGCCAACCCGGCGGTCCACGATCCCAACCTGCCCGGTCCCGGCAAGCGCCCCCGCTCCTCGATCGCGCCGACGATCGTCCTGGACCGCCACCACAAGCCGGTCGTGGCGCTCGGTTCGCCCGGCGGCGCCACCATCATCACCACCGTGCTCCAGACGCTCACCGGCTTCCTCGACCGCGGACTCCCGCTCGTCGACGCGATCGCCGCCCCGCGCGCCAGCCAGCGCAACGCCGCGCAGACCGAACTCGAACCCGGCCTCTACGACAGCGGCACACGGGCGGAGTTGGAGGCCCTCGGGCACTCCTTCAAGCTCAACCCCGAGATCGGCGCCGCGACCGCCGTGCAACGGCTGCCGAACGGCACGTGGCTGGCCGCGGCCGAGAAGGAACGGCGCGGCGGCGGCTCGGCGATGGTGGTCGAGCCGGTGCGGCAGCGGTAGTCACAGTTCGGGGACGGGGTGCTGCGGCGTCCGGAACGCCAGCCGCCCGTCCTCGACGTCGACCGTCACCCGGCCGCCCTCCGCGACCCGGCCGTCCAGGAGCAGCCGGGACAGCTCGTTGTCGACCTCGCGCTGGATGGTGCGGCGCAGCGGCCGGGCGCCGTACTCGGGCTGGTAGCCGCGCTCGGCGAGCCAGTCCACGGCCGCGTCGGTGAAGTCGACGGTTATGCCCTGCGCGTGCACCATGCGGCGGGTCTGCTCCAGGAGCAGGCTGGTGATCTGCCGCAACTGCTCGCCGCTGAGCTGGCGGAAGACCACGATCTCGTCGACGCGGTTGAGGAACTCGGGCCGGAAGTGCTCGCGCAGCGGGCGCAGCACCTGCTCGCGCCGGGCCTCCTCGTCGGCCTCCGAACCGCCCGCGCCGAAACCGATCCCGGCGCCGCGCCGGGTGATCACGTCGGAGCCCAGGTTGCTGGTCATCACGACAACCGTGTTGGAGAAGTCCACGGTCCGGCCCTGCGAGTCGGTGAGCCGGCCGTCGTCCAGGACCTGGAGCAGGATGTTGAAGACGTCGGGGTGGGCCTTCTCCACCTCGTCCAGCAGGAGCAGCGAGTACGGGTGCCGGCGCACCACCTCGGTGAGCTGACCGGCCTCCTCGTGCCCGACGTACCCGGGCGGGGCGCCCACCAGGCGGCTGACGGTGTGGCGCTCCTGGTACTCGCTCATGTCGAGGCGGACCATCCGGTCCTCGCTGCCGAACAGCGCCTCGGCCAGCGCGCGGGCCAGCTCGGTCTTGCCGACGCCGGTCGGGCCGAGGAAGAGGAAGCTGCC is a genomic window containing:
- the ggt gene encoding gamma-glutamyltransferase, which gives rise to MRRPVARNLTVLAVSAAVVVSVGAAAPPTPQSGRADRKTPVAVGYGGAVSSVDQDASAAGIEVLRKGGNAVDAAVATAAALGVTEPYSAGVGGGGYFVYYDARSRTVRTIDGRETAPLTADEKLFTENGEPLAFADAVTSGLAVGTPGTPATWQTALDRWGSRPLSSVLKPAERLARHGFTVDETFRSQTASNEERFRHFPDTAELFLPGGELPVVGSTFKNPDLARTYRELGRKGVGAIYHGALGEDIVAAVNAPPVDPDSGWNARPGDLSAKDLAAYEAKLQAPTKTGYRGLNVYSIAPSSSGGTTVGEALNILERTDLSAADKAGYLHRYIEASRIAFADRGRWVGDPAFEDVPTKELLSQRYADSRECLIMDDAVLTSPLAPGDPRHPAHCAGGGTAAPTTYEGENTTHLTVADKWGNVVAYTLTIEQTGGSGITVPGRGFLLNNELTDFSFAPANPAVHDPNLPGPGKRPRSSIAPTIVLDRHHKPVVALGSPGGATIITTVLQTLTGFLDRGLPLVDAIAAPRASQRNAAQTELEPGLYDSGTRAELEALGHSFKLNPEIGAATAVQRLPNGTWLAAAEKERRGGGSAMVVEPVRQR